The window GCACAGCCCCTCGCCTGCTTCCTTTCTTCCCGCCCCTACCTCGCAACCCTAGAGCTGACCTTAACCCCTCCTTCTGCCTCCCGAGAACCATGAGCCCGGACGCCCCTACTCGCGACGACCACGCTGCCAGTGACGCCCATGCAGCACCGTCGGAGGCGGGCCTGGTGATCGGATCCATGCGCCTCGACGTCAACCCTACGGCCACCTCGCTCCCTCTCCGGCTCGGCGTCCCTACCACGCCACGACGCATCGCCGAGCCTGATCTCCTCTGCCCAGAGCAGGCCGTCGACCTCAACTCCTCGCCACCGGAGTTGTCCGTGCCTGTGGACAGTACCGCGGTCAAGCTGCGCCTCCACCTGGTCAAGGCCGTCCGTGACCTTGATGACGCCGCTGCGGCCACCGCAGCTCGCCTCTCCCTCCTTCCCCCAAACCCCACACCCACTACCCGCTCCACGGACTCCGGCTCCTGCTTCAACAGGGGTCCTCCGACCTTTGCACCCATCCCACGCCCCACCACTCCCCCCCTCATCGTAGCTCCCCCCACCTCGTCCAAGACGACATTGCTCGCTACGCCTTCGTCCACTTCGAGACCCCAGTGCACAACCCTTTCCCTGACATCCGCCGTGTCCTACGGGAACGCGCTGGTGACCCGCTCGTCCGCGTCGCCGCCTCCTTTCATGGAGCCGCTCTGGTGTCCTTTCCCAACGCTGCTGCCCGTCATGATGTCATTCGCCGCGGCCCCCTTCATCTCCATGGCAACACCATCACCTTTGAGCCTGCCGAGGATCACGGCCGCTCCACCGCCCAGTTCGAGGATGACCTAACTGAGCTTGAGGCCATCGGCTTTCCCCTTGAGCCGTGGCATCCTGCTGGCGTCCACTTTGTTCTTAACTTCCTTGGCCACATCTACACCATAGATCAATATTGCATCATGGATGATGAGCGCACATCCATCCGTGCCACGGTTGCTCTTTTCAAGGGCACAAAGCTCCCCGATGCCCTCACCGTCCAGCTCCCGAACCTTGACATACTCATGGTCGATTTGCATGAGCACGGCAAAATCTCCCGCATCGGGCCCAGTGACCCCTCTCCTTTCTCATCCGACGATGGCAGCTCCGACAGCAACCAGGAGGGCTATGGCTCCGTTGGCAGCGCCTCGAGCCTGGGACTCCTTCGTGCCACTGCTGCCATGGCCGCTCTTGGCTCGATTGTTGTCTCTCCCGAGTTTCCTCAAGGCCCGCCCTCCTCCCCCTCCCGCAACGCCGACCTCGCCGCCAATGCCTTCGTGCACCTCGCTCTTTCATCCTCTGATGAGGATGTGCCTGTGGCCAATCTGGGCCTGGCCTCTCCTGTCGTCCTGGATGGCATCCTGCTTAACATGCCTCCCCATCCAGTAGATCTCTCTCACGCGCCCTCCGCTACGTCACCTTCACCACCTTCACCGCCTGTGCCTCAGatcatctcctccccctcccctagcaACGCCTCCACTCTGCCCACTCCACCTGCAGCTCCCACTCCTATCCCCCCCGCTGCCGCTGCCTCTGGCGTGCTGCGTACCTACGTGCGCCGTCTGCGCTCCGCCGCGGCTCTGGCTGCACCTGTCGTGGCCCCGGAGGCTCCGATGCACGTTGCCGTGGCAAACAAACGCCGCAACGCGAAGAAGAGGGCCAAGGATGTTGTCCATGTGCGTCGGAGCACGCGCCTGGCCAAGCTTGAGCCATACGGGCGTCTTCACATGGAGGAAAAGGCGTCCAAGGCCAAAGCAAAGCGCATGGACCTGCTGCTCGATGCCAAGGACTTTGAGGATGCCGTTCACGATGCCAAGCTGGATGATGACGACCTGGAGCCGGCCTCCCCTCAGTCCTGGCTGCCCTGGCGCAGGCCTGCGGCTCTCCCATGGAGGAGGTCGATCTCGTCGCATCAGCAGCGACCGCTGCCCGCCTCTGATCTTGCCATGTGGGCTCTATCTATCTATCTGTATTGTAGTTTGGTGTCATGTTGTTTCCTTAGATGAGTAATGCTACCTTATCAGTTTGTTCCTGGAACATTAGAGGTCTGGGCGATGTTGACAAATGTACGGATGTGCTCTCCGAACTTTCATCTATTAAACCTCATCTGCTGCTTCTGCAAGAAACGAAACTTGCTGCCCCGTCTATGCTCAAAATCAGATCTTTTCTCCCTCGGTCTCTCGATATGCAGGTTACGCTACCAGCTACTGGAACTTTCGGTGGGCTGCTCACAGCCACGAACTCCTCCTTCCTTACGATTCTCTCCCACACGAACTACGCCTACTGCTCGACGGTTCAAGTACAATCTTTGGCAAGCCCCCTAACTTTACACATCACAAACGTGTATGCCCCCATGAACCGCGCACTTAAGCTTGAATTCCTAGCTGAATTGGCCTCCATCGCTCCACCTGATCACTCCCCTTGGCTCCTCGTCGGGGACTTTAACCTTATTCGCTTCCCGAACaagaaaaacaacaacaacttTCACTCCAACGAGGCCACTGCCTTTAACGAGACCCTTAACACACTTGCCCTCCTAGAACTCCCCCTTCTAGATCGTCGGTTCACCTGGTCTAACAACAGAGAATCACCGGTGCTAGAACGCCTGGATTGGGCTTTTTTTAACCTAGCTTGGAATAATGCCTTCCCCAACTCCAACCTCACGACCCTCACACGCACCACCTCCGATCATGTCCCCCTGCTTATCTCCCTTTCCACCTCCGTACCGCGCTCCCGCCTTTTCAGATTTGAACGGTTTTGGGCCTCGAGACTAGCTTGTAAACAAATTGTAGCCCAGGCCTGCAGCATGCCCCAAGCACCCACCTCTTCTGCCTCGGCCCACCTAGCCCATATCCTTCAAACCCGCCGCTCCCGCCTAAAGCGATGGGCCAAAACCCTTTCCCCCGCCCATGTCCGGGAAGCTAGGTGCAAACGTGTAATTGATCTCTTAGACCGAAAGGAAGAGCGCCGGACCCTAACTCCAGCAGAATTCTGTCTTTGTAACGTCCTAAAGCTTACTCTGCAAAGAGCTACTCGTGATCGATCCATTCTCCTGCGCCAACGTGCTAAGTTTAAAAAAGCGACCCTTGGTGATGAAAACAATAAATTCTTCCATGTGTCAGCCTCCCAGTGCTTCCGCAAGAACAAAATCCCGGTCCTTATCGATCAAGGAATCGAGTTTCACTCTCATTCAGAAAAAGCCCGCATTCTCAAATCTTTTTACCATAATCTACTTGGTGTCGCTGTAGATACTAATTGGAGTTTCAGCCTTGCACAACTCTACCCTACCCAAATCCCTCAACTTCGACACCTTGACTCGAACTTCTCTGAGGAAGAGATTAAGATAGTTTTCCTTCAAATGAACTCCAACGCCAGCCCTGGTCCTGATGGTTTTGGTCCCAGTTTCTACAAAACCTTTTGGACCAACATCAAAACCCCCCTCCTTGCTTTCTTCAAAGACTTTGAGAACAAAACTGCGGAAACCAAGCGTTTCAACAGATCCACTATGGTCCTACTGCCCAAATCTACCAATGCCCAATCTGCAGACAAGTTTCGCCCTATCGCCCTCCAGAACTGCCCCATCAAAGGCATTGCCAAAGTTCTTACCAACCGTCTAAAAACTTACATTCCCTTGCTTGTTCATGGGGACCAAACTGGTTTCATCTCAGGAAGATGCATTGCCGAAAACTTTATGTATGCAGCAGACCTCataaatacttgtcataaaagaAAAGCCACTGCGATGGTGCTAAAACTGGATTTCAGAAAAGCTTTCGACTCTGTGTCTTGGCATGCCCTTCTCCTCATCCTGCGGCATTGGGGATTCCCCAGCCGTTTTTGCTCCTGGATTTCAGACTTGCTTACCTCTGGCAAAACGGCTGTCATGCTTAACGGTGTTCAGGGTGATTGGATTAACTGCAAAAACGGCCTGCGCCAAGGCGACCCCGTGTCCCCTACCTTTTCATCATTGTTGCAGATGTTCTTCAGCAGCTCATTCTAACCGCCAACGCATCTTCCCCCGACCTTCGCCACCCGATCTACCCTGATCTCCCACCGGCCATTTTACAGTACGCCGATGACACGCTCATTATCACCCATGCTTCCCCTAATGCCGCCATTCTTCTTCGATCTCTGCTGGACCAGTTTGCTCAGGCCACGGGTCTGCAAATTAACTACTCAAAAACCACGTTTATCCCTATGAATCTAGACAATGCAATCACTCTCCAAATAGCTCAAACTCTAGATTGTCCTGTTTCCAGCTTTCCACAAACTTACCTAGGCCTGCCGCTCTCCCCAGTTAAGCTGACTGCTGCGGCCTTTCAACCAATTATTACAAGCTGCGTTAGTTACCTTCCTGGTTGGTGTGCTAGACTCCTTTCTCGTCCCGGTCGTCTGGTGCTCGTTTCCTCTGTGCTAGACTCGTTAGCTGCGTACTTCATGTCTGTCTTCAAACTGCCCAAAAAGACGATTAAAAAGTTGGATGCCATTAGACGTGCGTTTTTCTGGGCTGCCAATGAGACTTGTTCAGGTGCCCaatgccttattgcatggtctaacATATGTAAACCAAAAGAGTTCGGTGGTCTAGGCATCAAAGATTTATCTATACAGAATGACTGCTTGCTTATGAAGTTTGCTTACAAATTCCTCGCCACCACCTCCCACCACGAATTACCCTAGGTTGTATGGCTAAACAGAGTCCACTTATACAGTATCCCACAGATAGCTTCATGCAAAAACCCATCCTATTTAACCAAGGCTGTGCAAATCCAACTTCAGACTCTCTCCTCCATCACCTTCATCCTCACAAACAACGGCCTTAAAACTTTCTTCTGGCATGACACGTGGCTTGCTCATGCTCCCCTTGCTCAGCTTTTTCCAGGACTTTATTCTCATTCCACCAACAAACACATCCTAGTATTCCATGTCATGCAGTATGGGCTACTTATGAACCTAACGGATCGGCTAACCTCGGCCACCTCGCGCGAGCTGGATGCTGTGTTGTTGTTATTGCAGGACTTTTCTCTGTCTCCGAGCCCTGACGAGAGGCATCTGATCCACGGCTCTTCATTCTCCTCGCGAGCTGCTTACAAGCTGCTCACTCATGAGAATCAAGAACATGATCACGCCATCTTAATTTGGCGCTCAAAGGCGCACCCGAAGCTGAAGCTCTTCGCTTGGCTACTCTTCCATGGCCGCCTTAACACCAAGGCAAACCTGTTCCATAAGCACATTGGCATGGGTGCTAGGTGTCCACGATGCTCGGCTACCTCTGAGGATACAACACACCTTTTCATCACATGCCCTAAAGCATAGCTGGTCTGGCTGCAGCTCGGCCTCACTCCAACTGTCAGAACTCCAGATCTCTGGCTTTCTGCACTCCCACAAGGCCTTGACTCTTCTACATGGCCCGAGGTGCTTCTTGCAATTCTGTGGAAAATCTGGGATTCACGGAATGCTGTTGTGTTCAGGAATGAAGATCACACTGCTATCTTCACAATATCCAACATTTGTAATGACTTTGCTCTTTGGACCAACCAGTTCCATGTACCGGTAGATAAGGTTTCAGCCACATCCTGGCTGACATACCTCTCCTCACGGCTTGCTGTAACCCTGTAAACCCTCTCCTCGGCTTTCGCTGAGCTTTGAGTAATATAATTCAGGTGGGGATCCTCTCCCCCCCGGTGATtcctcaaaaaaaaattaaaaaatgaaaatGGAACAGAGATTTAAAGTATTGGACATCAAGTTCCTGTATGGCTGTATCAAACCTATGATAGTTGTCCTCTACCAGGTTTGCTCAAACATCAGCATTTCTTTACATTGTTTCTAGTATCAAACACCAAATCAACTGCAAGGCACTGGTGTAATGATGAATATGCACTTGCAATATTTATAGAGCTTACCCTTCTGCTCAAGCAGAGCAAATACGGTGTATAGGTTACACATTTAATCCATGGTGTTGCTTTTTTAGTCTTAAAGTGTAATCTGCTCGCAACTTGCATTCCTTAACTGCTTATACATGGTATACAGTATGTTACTGGTGAATGTTTGTAGGATTGAGTTTCTAGATTAGTGGATACATTGTCCAGTGATTTATTTGTTATCGACTATTCTAGATTAGTGGATATATAGTACATATTTGTGATCCTTGTTTTGACATGTCGACTCAATTCAATACTACTGGGGATAAATACTCGGTATTCTTTGTGAAACAAAACAAACTTCCTTTTTATTGTTCTGTTACTCACTGTGAAATCTTGAAGTTAACCCTATAGAAACTTTGGACCGGTTTTAACATTTAACATCAAGTTGTGCAATTGGTGTACTGAAATAATTTAATTATTATCTTCTTATCTTTTGGACACTGACTTGACATACCTTCTCTTTATTGCTGATGTGCCCAACCTTCTTGCTTTAGGTTTACACCTTCGTGTTTCTGTTACGAATAATTCCACTAGTGAAACAGTAACAGAACTTGATGAATTATATTTCCCATACCTGCATGTCCGGATAATAAAGATGCAAGGCATGTTAAGACATATGATGTTGCACTGAAGGAGAAAGGCTTTGTAGACGGTCCGTGGTGTCAAAATTATTGGCTAGGGGACAGCTAAGAAAGTTTTGGAAGCTACTCTCCCACCCTCACCCCTAAAAAAAAAGGAAAACCAGTTACAACTAACAGGGCACTGCACCCACACAAAAGTATGCCTGCATGTGCAAAAAAATGTGTGCACTTACTGGAAAAGAGTTTCAATCATCCTTTATGTTGTTCCTTAAAATTAAAATTTGCAGTAAGTTATTCATTGCTCTTGACAGCTGGTAAAGCTGAATCTCCTACCTGATGCATCTGGTTCATTTGTTGAAATCCTTCAACGGTACCCATTGTGGACTTCTGCATGGTTCACCAAAAGGATTTTCAGTCAATGTTGCATCAGCTAATGCCAGTCAGGTTGATATCTTCATGGGATCCCCCTCTTTCCCTTTGGGCAAATGTCACCTCTTCGAGTAGGAGATGAGGTATTGCCAGTACCCAGTGATGAGATGACATGCTTATTAAACATTTGTGTGTGACTGACAGAATACCACTTCGGGTATTCATGTTTTAATTCTTCATCGAGACAAATGATTTTTTTGCGGCAAAACACAAATCAATTTGACTTCACATCAATTTTAGCTTTCCACTTTAATTTGAAATACCGGCCCATTATGTGTTTGCAGGTCCTAACTCAACCTGACCGCAGCTACCATTATCAGTATCAGTCTGCATTTCGTTTGTCTTCAGCAAGATGTTCTTCGGGCCCATGCGTCTCGGGTCATATGACTGGGCTAGAAGTAACGCGGATACTTGATGCTAATACACTCGTGACCTCAGATGGTAAGTGGGAAGTTCCATGTTTTTGGTTTTCTTCTACGGTTCAAGTTCCCATTATTTCTACACATAGCTAAATGACAGTCGACTGAATGTCAAATtgaggtcagtcgatttttgagagTTCGCCGGAGAAAGGCCggaggggaggaaggagaaggaagggctCAACGAAGGGCTACCCCATTatttatcttagggtttagggtgaggGCGGTGGGGGGGCTTCGCCAGAGAAAAAAAGGGGACACGggcggggctagagggatggctagCGGCGCGGTAAGACCGGCGGTGgggggcggttcaggggagggcggtgCGGCGAGGCGGTTGCGGGAACGCCCGCGGCCCGGCCGGTGGTAGCAGGTGGCGAGAGGAAGACCGAGCATGATCTGTTTCTGTttccaggaggaagaagacgtgagCATCACCGTTCGTTTGTCATCCAACGGCTGAAAATGGTCCCAATTCAGTTTTTCAGGCGACTTACGTTTAGCCAGTCCCGAGTTTTTCTTCCGACGCAATCTGCTCTCAGCCTTGGATTCAGTCTGAGAAGTCAATAATCAAAATGACGAGCAGCATTTTTCCAACGTGAGGATGTAAACCTGAAACTAAAGAACATTCATGATGTTGCAGGGCTTCTTTGTTTATCCTTTGGGCATCATCGTCTGTGAAGCACATCACAGTGAAGCAGTGACTCGATCGCCTTTTGCTGCTTTTGGTGAGTTACTGTACTCATCCACCCTCTTCCCCAATCAGTTAGGACTTAGGACACCACGATCATTGCCCAATACAGACAGTGATGCCAAGTTCAAGCAGAAATGATGTGAGTGTGACTCAAAGAAAGTTAAAGTGACAAGATTCATTTCAACACAGTGAAGTACAGTAGGACACAAACAGccccgggggttttatcctccttttcgagaaaaaaatagTAGGACACAAACCGGAAACAACACACATATCGATGGTAACTACAAGCAATGCAACGAGCATGTTATTCTCAACACACTGAAAAAAGAGGCTGCAACCCCGCAAACCATGTGCCATTTCATGCACCGGCGGCCGCCGGACTCACGTAGACGAAGGCATCCAGCTCGAGGACGGCGCTCCCCCCACGCCAGCTCGCGGTTTTCCAGAGCACGTACCCCGTCGCCATCCTGAAAACCCCGGTCCCGCCAACCACCGCCAGCTCCCGCTCCGGCATCATGACGTTGTTGCGGCCCATCACGGCCAGCGAGCTCCCGTTGTAAGGCCCGTCGGCGAGCAGGACGTTCATGGTGAGGAGCACCGCGGGGTCGCCCTGAGACGCTGTCACGTAGAATCCCTGGGCACGCCCAACGACTCTCGAGGCCGGCGTAGGGCCCTCCGTGAGGCGGTCGTCCATGACCATTGTGTCACCGAACCGGGCGCTGCCGCCGGAGCCCTTGAGCGGCTGGCCGGTCCCGTTGGCGATCAGAACGGTGGTGGGTTTGGGGCCAGTGCTGGAGTCGTGCATGTAGAAGTGGAGATGTTTGGGGGCACCCTGCGTGCCCACGCCGTGGGCGGCGGAGGCAAAAAGGACGGTGGCCATGCCGGCCGCGAGTAGCGTGGCTAGAGATGCAGAGGTGAGGTGGGAAGCCATGTTGAGCATGCTTGGGAAGAGGCCGGTGTGTCCATGTCCTTAAATAGTGTGAGCCACCCAAGGTCGATCATTAGCCCCGAGGGTAGTCCCACGCTACTCGTCGGCCAACTGATCTTTTGCAAAATCGGCCTAGTCGCGAGCAGTTGGATCGGCACGATCGTGCGGCCCAGCGCCAGGCAGTAGCTTTACGTATTCAAGCTACATTTCTCTCAAAAAAAAACGTATTCAAGCTACATGTAATTAAACTTAATACTAATGGAATAAGTTAGTAAGTTTTTGTGACTGAAACTTGCTGAAAAtataattttgctttatttatttatttttagttcatAAATGATATTGTTAGAAAGATCCTGACGTGCAGTCTTAGTATTGAAGTGAAAATAATGGCAATAATTATAAGTATGCACTAGGAGAGTCATGTCATTTCCTTAATAGTACAAACTGAAACAAACTTNNNNNNNNNNNNNNNNNNNNNNNNNNNNNNNNNNNNNNNNNNNNNNNNNNNNNNNNNNNNNNNNNNNNNNNNNNNNNNNNNNNNNNNNNNNNNNNNNNNNNNNNNNNNNNNNNNNNNNNNNNNNNNNNNNNNNNNNNNNNNNNNNNNNNNNNNNNNNNNNNNNNNNNNNNNNNNNNNNNNNNNNNNNNNNNNNNNNNNNNNNNNNNNNNNNNNNNNNNNNNNNNNNNNNNNNNNNNNNNNNNNNNNNNNNNNNNNNNNNNNNNNNNNNNNNNNNNNNNNNNNNNNNNNNNNNNNNNNNNNNNNNNNNNNNNNNNNNNNNNNNNGCTGGCAACCCCGGGGGGCGAAACCCTAGTACCCAACTTCCTACCCACCCCGAGCTCCCTTAGACGCTGCCGCTGCCGGTGTTGGCGGTGATGGCGGCGCCCGGCCACCGAAGGGGGCGGGCACGGTCGGCGTGCCCCGACGAGCCTCCCTCGCGCAGGGGAGCGGCGTCATATGGGCGGCGTAGGGTGGATTTGATGGCGCATGGCGGAGCTAATGGCGCGTGAccgagaggaggaggcggctggggctcgCGGGAGGAGATGGTCGCGGCACGGTGGATCCTTCAGGAGGTGACGGCGCGGGACAAGCGGGCGGCGGCACAATGAGGCCATGGCGGCGTGGCGGAGCTCGCCAGGAGTGGTTGCCTTGC is drawn from Triticum dicoccoides isolate Atlit2015 ecotype Zavitan chromosome 4A, WEW_v2.0, whole genome shotgun sequence and contains these coding sequences:
- the LOC119288646 gene encoding pterocarpan synthase 1-like, with product MATVLFASAAHGVGTQGAPKHLHFYMHDSSTGPKPTTVLIANGTGQPLKGSGGSARFGDTMVMDDRLTEGPTPASRVVGRAQGFYVTASQGDPAVLLTMNVLLADGPYNGSSLAVMGRNNVMMPERELAVVGGTGVFRMATGYVLWKTASWRGGSAVLELDAFVYVSPAAAGA